In the genome of Gadus morhua chromosome 14, gadMor3.0, whole genome shotgun sequence, one region contains:
- the ercc5 gene encoding DNA repair protein complementing XP-G cells homolog, whose translation MGVHGLWKLLESSGRPINPESLEGKILAVDISIWLNQAVKGVRARDGSSVQNAHLLTLFHRVCKLLYFRVRPVFVFDGDAPLLKRQTLAVRRQRREELTRESKQTNEKLLKTFLKRRAIQAVLGEQSEEPVLSLSNVRKDEEDIYILPALPVVDKENSSGEEEAAEDEERSGDHKTDSHHMYQGEMHGDPNSVDINGEEFSDLPLEVRHQILKDMKEFSKRRRTMYQPPPECSRDFSQYQLEGLLQRKHLNHRLVEVEREMNHNSAGAGPQLCGDQDHSNQNQTIETRRLLSEDSTHYILIKGGQKKKAKVPDNQPAALPWSGGPLSGARRPRAGRPQPLWSTVCEEEEEEEEEEEEEEEEEEEEEEKQASSSSSAPTPNHLPPSPRTLQAIQAAMESGSEEEQEQLGRRRRRSRSVSPRTALAIQQALAEEGEGEEAGPLPTLPPTTLQLPTPSAPQLPTLTPPPVQLHTPTPPPPPPPPPPPKLPTASPPQLDSSATANSRPGMTIPTNQKGRGVVLSGGWLDSSSEEEEVEEVIREEVPREENKLGGRRTVEETSDRSKPGEKLPEPIKINEEREGEEGDVVLVEEEEEEEDEGVMDDGSDSEDSFIQVSDEEEPKQEEDDDVTETGNRPPAYSASPGTQNDEDQKEEVEQKEEVQQKEEVEQKEETRKEAVPQKDEEEEEVTKAWDGVDMAELEALESCLEEEQASLRQQKDKQERTAASVSGQMCLESQELLRMFGVPYMVAPSEAEAQCACLDRRELTHGTITDDSDVWLFGGRHVYRNFFSQSKYIEHYQYTDLHNQLGLDRSKLINMAYLLGSDYTDGVPGVGYVTGMEILNEFPGPNLEPLTQLSTWWSAAKQRKASDPRDSKVKKKLRSLQLTAGFPNPLIAQAYLHPTVDQSESAFSWGRPHLEQIKEFCQSRFGWTNKKTDEALQPVIKQLNSQQSQPRIDSFFRQEQQEQKEVRSTRLRRAVTCMKRKEREEREEQTEESLSPSKCKQAKPAEGRKEVSVGGGEGGGGGGGFLGAEVRGEGAPLSSPRKRREEEVPRTPPTGAEEPARSSLLRGEERGEEREEESSGSDNSSDGGRDVTMVTAKSVFEGSRGGRSRGGRGRGGRRGRAGGRRGRL comes from the exons ATGGGAGTCCACGGACTGTGGAAGTTACTGGAGAGTTCAGGAAGACCAATCAACCCGGAGAGTCTGGAGGGAAAGATCCTGGCTGTTG ACATCAGTATCTGGCTGAACCAGGCTGTGAAGGGAGTGCGAGCTCGAGATGGGAGCAGTGTTCAGAACGCTCACCTCCTCACTCTGTTCCACCGGGTCTGCAAGCTGCTCTACTTCCGCGTCCGGCCCGTGTTTGTGTTCGACGGGGACGCTCCCCTGCTCAAGAGGCAGACTCTG GCTGTGAGGCGACaaaggagggaggagctgaCCAGAGAGTCTAAACAGACCAACGAGAAACTCCTCAAGACGTTCCTCAAACGCAGAGCCATTCAGGCTGTTCTAGGAGAACAAAg TGAAGAGCCAGTCCTGAGTCTGTCAAATGTGAGGAAAGATGAGGAGGACATCTACATTCTGCCCGCTCTACCAGTTGTGGATAAGGAGAACAG ctctggagaagaagaagcagcagaAGATGAAGAGAGATCTGGAGATCATAAAACGGACAGCCATCACATGTATCAG GGAGAGATGCACGGTGATCCTAACTCAGTCGATATAAACGGTGAAGAGTTCAGCGATCTTCCTCTGGAGGTCAGACACCAGATCCTCAAAGACATGAAGGAGTTTAGCAAGAGACGCAGAACCATGTACCAGCCCCCCcctgag TGTTCTAGAGACTTCTCTCAGTATCAGCTGGAAGGTCTCCTGCAGAGGAAGCATCTGAACCACcgtctggtggaggtggagcgagAGATGAACCATAACAGCGCAGGGGCGGGGCCACAGCTCTGCGGAGACCAGGACCATTCCAACCAGAACCAAACCATAGAGACACGCAGACTGCTCTCTGAGGATTCTACTCACTACATCCTCATTAAAG GCGGCCAGAAGAAGAAGGCGAAGGTCCCTGATAACCAGCCTGCAGCCCTTCCCTGGTCGGGGGGCCCGCTGTCAGGGGCCCGGAGACCCCGGGCGGGCCGACCCCAGCCGCTGTGGAGCACCGtctgcgaggaggaggaggaggaggaggaggaggaggaggaggaggaggaggaggaggaggaggaggaagagaagcaagcctcatcttcctcttcggCCCCCACACccaaccacctccccccctcccctcgcacCCTGCAGGCCATCCAAGCGGCCATGGAGAGCGgctcagaggaggagcaggagcagttagggaggaggaggaggaggagtaggagcgTCTCCCCACGCACAGCTCTGGCCATCCAACAAGCcctggctgaggagggggagggggaggaggcaggTCCACTCCCCACCCTACCACCAACAACGCTGCAGCTCCCCACTCCATCAGCACCCCagctccccaccctaaccccgccACCAGTACAGCTCCACAcgccaacaccacctccaccaccaccacccccaccaccaccaaagctCCCCACTGCTTCTCCACCACAGCTCGACAGCAGCGCAACAGCGAATAGCCGGCCCGGTATGACTATTCCGACCAATCAGAAAGGCCGTGGGGTTGTCCTATCAGGTGGTTGGCTGGACAGCAgttcagaagaggaggaggtggaggaggtgattaGAGAGGAGGTGCCCAGGGAGGAGAACAaactgggagggaggaggactgTAGAGGAGACGTCGGACCGGTCGAAGCCGGGAGAGAAGCTTCCAGAACCCATCAAGATAaacgaggagagggagggggaggagggagatgtggtgttggtggaggaggaggaggaggaggaggatgaaggtgtGATGGATGATGGGAGCGATTCAGAAG ATAGCTTCATCCAGGTGTCTGATGAGGAGGAGCCGAAacaggaagaggatgatgatgtcacAGAAACAGGGAATAGGCCTCCGGCCTATTCGGCCAGCCCAGGTACCCAGAATGATGAGGACCAGaaggaggaggtagagcagaaggaggaggtacagcagaaggaggaggtagagcagaaggaggagacacGGAAGGAGGCGGTACCGcagaaggacgaggaggaggaggaggtgaccaAGGCGTGGGATGGTGTTGACATG GCCGAGCTGGAGGCGCTAGAGAGCtgtctggaggaggagcaggccagcCTGAGACAGCAGAAGGACAAGCAGGAGAGGACGGCGGCCAGCGTCAGTGGACAGATGTGCCTGGAGAGCCAG gAGCTGCTGCGTATGTTTGGCGTGCCGTACATGGTGGCGCCGTCGGAGGCGGAGGCCCAGTGTGCGTGTCTGGACCGCCGCGAGCTGACCCACGGGACCATCACAGACGACTCAGACGTCTGGCTGTTTGGAGGGAGACACGTCTACAGGAACTTCTTCAGCCAGAGCAAATACATAGAGCACTACCAGTACACTGACCTGCACAACCAGCTGG GTCTGGACCGCAGCAAGCTGATCAACATGGCGTACCTTCTGGGCAGCGACTACACCGACGGCGTCCCGGGGGTGGGCTACGTCACCGGCATGGAGATCCTGAACGAGTTCCCTGGACCCAATCTGGAGCCCCTCACTCAGCTCAG CACATGGTGGTCGGCGGCCAAGCAGAGGAAGGCGTCGGACCCGCGGGACTCCAAGGTGAAGAAGAAGCTGCGCTCCCTCCAGCTGACGGCCGGCTTCCCCAATCCGCTCATAGCGCAGGCCTACCTGCACCCCACCgtcgaccaatcagagagcgCCTTCAGCTGGGGACGCCCTCACCTGGAGCAGATCAAAGA ATTCTGCCAGAGTCGGTTTGGCTGGACCAATAAGAAGACAGACGAGGCTCTACAGCCAGTCATCAAACAGCTGAACAGCCAGCAG agCCAGCCGCGAATCGACTCCTTCTTCcgccaggagcagcaggagcagaaggaggtgcGCAGCACTAGGCTCCGCAGGGCGGTCACCTGCATGAAGAGGAAGGAgcgggaggagcgggaggagcagACGGAGGAGTCCCTCTCGCCTTCCAAATGCAAACAGGCCAAGCCagcggaggggaggaaggaggtgtctgtagggggaggagaaggaggaggaggaggaggtggcttCCTGGGGGCAGAGGTTAGGGGAGAAGGAGCTCCTCTCAGTTctccgaggaagaggagggaggaggaggtccccCGCACGCCTCCCACGGGGGCGGAGGAGCCGGcccgctcctctctcctgcggggggaggagcggggggaggagcgggaggaggagagcagcggTTCTGACAACAGCAGTGACGGGGGGCGGGATGTCACCATGGTAACGGCCAAGTCGGTGTTTGAGGGCAGCAGGGGGGGGCGGAgcaggggtgggaggggccgggggggtaggagggggagggcagggggaaggagggggaggctaTAA
- the mettl21e gene encoding methyltransferase like 21e isoform X1, with product MESCSALDTQADGVPEGVAEDVADGSVVTGGGDGGADGIAVAADAELAASIMAHHSQPSLILNQVWEGFSFAGKQIRIKESTDLYGAVLWPSAIVLCHFLENNLDKYSMADKNVMELGAGTGLATIVSSLLGAKVTSTDLPEILANLTYNVQRNTKDHCRYTPVVTELSWGQQLEERFPRSTHHYDYVLAADVVYHHPFLQELLETLEHLCQPGTQVLWAMRFRMDIENRFVERFQQRFSMELLYDLPSLNIKLYRGWKP from the exons ATGGAGAGCTGCTCAGCCCTAGACACACAGG CTGATGGAGTACCTGAGGGTGTAGCTGAGGATGTGGCTGACGGTAGTGTTGTCacagggggaggtgatggaggagctgatggtaTAGCCGTAGCAGCTGATGCAGAGCTGGCTGCCTCCATCATGGCCCACCACTCTCAGCCCTCCCTCATCTTGAACCAGGTCTGGGAGGGATTCTCCTTCGCTGGCAAGCAGATCCGCATCAAGGAATCCACCGACCTGTATGGAGCTGTGCTCTGGCCCTCG GCGATTGTATTGTGTCACTTCCTGGAGAACAACCTTGACAAGTACAGCATGGCGGATAAAAACGTGATGGAGCTAGGAGCAGGAACTGGCTTGGCCACCATCGTCTCCAGTCTGCTAG GGGCCAAGGTCACCTCCACTGACCTCCCCGAGATTTTGGCAAACCTCACCTACAATGTCCAGCGCAACACTAAGGACCACTGCAGATACACACCAGTG GTGACGGAGCTGTCCTGGGGCCAGCAGTTGGAGGAGCGGTTCCCTCGATCGACCCACCACTACGACTACGTGCTGGCAGCCGACGTGGTCTACCACCACCCCTTCCTCCAGGAGCTCCTGGAAACCCTTGAGCACCTCTGCCAGCCGGGGACGCAGGTCCTGTGGGCCATGCGCTTCCGCATGGACATAGAGAACCGCTTTGTAGAACGCTTCCAGCAGCGCTTCAGCATGGAGCTGCTGTACGACCTGCCCAGCCTCAACATCAAGCTGTACCGTGGCTGGAAACCATAG
- the mettl21e gene encoding methyltransferase like 21e isoform X2, with translation MESCSALDTQGGGDGGADGIAVAADAELAASIMAHHSQPSLILNQVWEGFSFAGKQIRIKESTDLYGAVLWPSAIVLCHFLENNLDKYSMADKNVMELGAGTGLATIVSSLLGAKVTSTDLPEILANLTYNVQRNTKDHCRYTPVVTELSWGQQLEERFPRSTHHYDYVLAADVVYHHPFLQELLETLEHLCQPGTQVLWAMRFRMDIENRFVERFQQRFSMELLYDLPSLNIKLYRGWKP, from the exons ATGGAGAGCTGCTCAGCCCTAGACACACAGG ggggaggtgatggaggagctgatggtaTAGCCGTAGCAGCTGATGCAGAGCTGGCTGCCTCCATCATGGCCCACCACTCTCAGCCCTCCCTCATCTTGAACCAGGTCTGGGAGGGATTCTCCTTCGCTGGCAAGCAGATCCGCATCAAGGAATCCACCGACCTGTATGGAGCTGTGCTCTGGCCCTCG GCGATTGTATTGTGTCACTTCCTGGAGAACAACCTTGACAAGTACAGCATGGCGGATAAAAACGTGATGGAGCTAGGAGCAGGAACTGGCTTGGCCACCATCGTCTCCAGTCTGCTAG GGGCCAAGGTCACCTCCACTGACCTCCCCGAGATTTTGGCAAACCTCACCTACAATGTCCAGCGCAACACTAAGGACCACTGCAGATACACACCAGTG GTGACGGAGCTGTCCTGGGGCCAGCAGTTGGAGGAGCGGTTCCCTCGATCGACCCACCACTACGACTACGTGCTGGCAGCCGACGTGGTCTACCACCACCCCTTCCTCCAGGAGCTCCTGGAAACCCTTGAGCACCTCTGCCAGCCGGGGACGCAGGTCCTGTGGGCCATGCGCTTCCGCATGGACATAGAGAACCGCTTTGTAGAACGCTTCCAGCAGCGCTTCAGCATGGAGCTGCTGTACGACCTGCCCAGCCTCAACATCAAGCTGTACCGTGGCTGGAAACCATAG